In Miniphocaeibacter halophilus, the following proteins share a genomic window:
- a CDS encoding CinA family protein, which yields MIIEKSFCVEKNLKKILNMDYHNIEKSLVSILIKNNIRISTAESITGGLIASRIVNIAGASDIFEEGYVTYSDRIKNRVLGVKKETLNKYTAVSEEVCYEMLINLKNITKADSIIVTTGYAGPGENAGLAFVGINLFNFFIIKKINVRGNRNEIRKKIANIALNELYIRCRNQHNI from the coding sequence ATGATAATAGAAAAGTCTTTTTGTGTGGAAAAAAATTTAAAAAAAATTCTCAATATGGATTACCATAATATTGAAAAATCTTTAGTGAGTATATTAATTAAAAATAATATAAGAATTTCCACTGCAGAATCTATAACAGGTGGTTTAATTGCCAGTCGTATTGTAAATATTGCAGGTGCAAGTGATATTTTTGAAGAAGGTTATGTTACCTATAGTGACAGGATAAAAAATAGAGTTCTGGGAGTAAAAAAAGAAACTTTAAATAAATACACTGCAGTTAGTGAAGAAGTATGTTATGAAATGTTAATTAATTTAAAAAATATTACTAAAGCCGACTCTATAATTGTAACTACAGGATATGCAGGACCAGGAGAAAATGCTGGACTGGCATTTGTAGGAATAAACCTTTTCAATTTTTTTATTATCAAAAAGATAAATGTAAGAGGAAATAGAAATGAAATTAGAAAAAAAATAGCAAATATTGCTTTAAATGAACTATATATAAGGTGTAGAAATCAACATAATATATAA
- a CDS encoding peptide ABC transporter substrate-binding protein — protein sequence MKKKFRIVALLLALTFALTACGGGKTNDKETGGAGGTTASTEGKFLRTNNTSEPGSLDPALAQGTHESWVLQHTFEGLMTYDEEGNVVPGAAEAEPEISEDGLNYTFKLKEGLKWSNGEPVTAKDFEFSWKRLLDPDLAADYAHQGYYLKNGEAFNKGKVAVDEVGVKAVDDLTLEVTLENPTPFFTELTAFYSLFPVSEKVVTENPDWAKDAKTHVSNGPFKLTTWEHRAEIIIEKNENYQNADAVKIDGIHFDILEDKNTEWQNYDSDQYDIIVTPQADVVAQKQAEGSEELVIGTDVAVYYYNVNNETKPFTNPKVRQALSMALDRKTLVENVSQSGEVPAEGVVPFGMKDENNKEYRDAVGNLITEDVEQAKTLFEEGLKEEGMTLDEFNAAKFNILYNTDDKHQKMAEAVQDMWNKNLGISIGLKNTEFQVKLNDEKAGNYDVSRAGWIGDYADPLTFLELWETEGSFNDANYANEEYDNLVQIAKTSNDAAERFEAMRKAEKIVVEDMAVIPIYFYTQPYMVKPNVKGIYKTLLNYPTMTFAEIE from the coding sequence ATGAAGAAAAAATTTAGAATAGTAGCCTTGCTACTTGCTCTAACATTTGCTCTTACTGCATGTGGTGGAGGTAAGACAAATGATAAAGAAACAGGAGGCGCCGGTGGTACGACTGCTAGTACAGAAGGAAAGTTTTTAAGAACTAATAATACTTCAGAGCCAGGGTCATTAGATCCAGCTTTAGCACAAGGTACTCATGAGTCATGGGTATTACAACATACCTTTGAAGGTTTAATGACCTATGACGAAGAAGGAAACGTTGTACCGGGAGCTGCAGAAGCTGAACCTGAAATTTCTGAAGACGGTTTGAATTATACTTTCAAACTTAAGGAAGGTTTAAAATGGTCAAATGGTGAACCGGTAACAGCTAAGGATTTTGAATTTTCATGGAAAAGACTTTTAGATCCTGACCTAGCAGCTGACTATGCTCATCAAGGTTATTATTTAAAAAATGGTGAAGCTTTTAATAAAGGGAAAGTTGCTGTTGATGAAGTTGGAGTAAAGGCTGTAGATGATTTAACATTAGAAGTTACCTTAGAAAATCCAACTCCTTTCTTTACTGAATTAACAGCTTTCTATTCATTATTCCCAGTATCTGAAAAAGTTGTTACTGAAAACCCTGATTGGGCAAAAGATGCAAAAACCCATGTATCTAATGGACCTTTTAAATTAACAACATGGGAACATAGGGCAGAAATTATAATTGAAAAAAATGAAAATTACCAAAATGCCGATGCAGTAAAAATAGACGGAATTCATTTTGATATTCTTGAAGATAAAAATACTGAGTGGCAAAATTATGATTCAGACCAATATGATATTATTGTAACTCCTCAAGCTGACGTTGTTGCACAAAAACAAGCTGAGGGAAGCGAAGAGTTAGTTATAGGTACAGATGTTGCAGTATATTACTATAATGTAAACAATGAAACAAAACCTTTCACTAACCCTAAAGTAAGACAGGCCTTGTCTATGGCACTAGACAGAAAGACCTTAGTTGAAAATGTTTCACAAAGTGGTGAGGTACCGGCAGAAGGTGTTGTACCATTTGGAATGAAAGATGAAAACAACAAGGAATACAGAGATGCTGTAGGTAATTTAATTACTGAGGATGTTGAACAAGCTAAAACACTATTTGAAGAGGGATTGAAAGAAGAAGGCATGACTTTAGATGAATTTAATGCCGCTAAATTTAATATTCTTTACAATACAGATGATAAACATCAAAAAATGGCAGAAGCTGTTCAAGATATGTGGAATAAGAATTTAGGAATTAGTATAGGATTAAAAAATACAGAATTCCAAGTTAAATTAAATGATGAAAAAGCTGGAAATTATGATGTTTCAAGAGCTGGTTGGATAGGAGACTATGCAGACCCATTGACTTTCTTGGAGTTATGGGAAACAGAAGGCTCATTTAACGATGCCAACTATGCTAATGAAGAATATGACAATTTAGTTCAAATAGCAAAAACATCAAACGATGCAGCTGAAAGATTTGAAGCTATGAGAAAAGCTGAAAAAATAGTTGTAGAAGATATGGCTGTTATACCAATTTACTTCTATACTCAACCATATATGGTTAAACCAAATGTTAAGGGAATATATAAAACATTATTAAATTACCCTACTATGACTTTTGCAGAAATTGAATAG
- a CDS encoding MarR family winged helix-turn-helix transcriptional regulator yields the protein MDIKKAFTSRDNNREERMYGIFASLFVFQNRLQTLFDNFDSSITLKQFMLLILIKMSKPNETFTNYGKMLGCSRQNIKKLVNLLEKNNYIELRIDDLDKRKNSIKITKKTEDFFLNNSDLHLEKLELLFKDYTDEEIKQFYSMMGKLYDGIERLEGTK from the coding sequence TTGGATATTAAAAAAGCTTTTACAAGTCGAGATAATAACAGAGAAGAAAGAATGTATGGAATTTTTGCAAGTCTCTTTGTTTTTCAGAATAGGCTACAAACTTTATTTGATAATTTTGATTCAAGCATTACCTTAAAACAATTTATGCTTCTTATTTTGATAAAGATGTCGAAGCCCAATGAAACCTTTACTAATTATGGGAAGATGTTAGGATGTTCAAGACAGAATATTAAGAAGTTAGTTAACTTATTAGAAAAGAATAATTATATAGAACTTAGAATTGATGACTTGGATAAAAGGAAGAATTCAATTAAAATTACTAAAAAGACAGAGGATTTTTTTCTTAATAATTCTGACCTACACTTAGAAAAACTAGAGTTGTTATTTAAAGATTACACGGATGAAGAAATTAAACAATTTTATTCAATGATGGGAAAATTATATGATGGAATTGAGAGATTAGAAGGAACGAAATGA
- a CDS encoding ABC transporter permease: MAKFIGKRIAMGFATLFIIITVTFFLMHAVPGNPFAKEGKMPETVYNNLQAKYGLDKPKSEQYVIYLKNLLKGDFGESMKSNAETVNEMIKRGAPVSAKLGGQAFILSMFFGVVLGAAAALYQNKAPDYFMMIIALIGISVPSFVMASLFIQFIAKGSGFLPTSGWGTFAHTILPTIALSLMPMASTARLMRSSMLEVLGQDYIKTAQSKGLKKLKVIMNHAIRNAILPVVSQMGTTLSNLLVGSFVIEKIFGIAGLGTFFVTSISNRDYTLIMGTTVFYAVVLVAILVIVDILYVVIDPRIKLTKGDK, translated from the coding sequence ATGGCTAAATTTATAGGAAAAAGAATCGCCATGGGTTTTGCTACATTATTTATTATTATTACAGTAACATTTTTCTTAATGCATGCTGTACCTGGTAATCCTTTTGCCAAGGAAGGTAAAATGCCAGAAACGGTATATAATAATCTACAAGCAAAATACGGTTTAGATAAACCTAAATCTGAACAATATGTAATTTACTTAAAAAATCTCTTAAAGGGAGATTTTGGCGAGTCTATGAAATCAAATGCAGAAACAGTAAATGAAATGATAAAAAGAGGAGCTCCGGTTTCTGCAAAACTAGGTGGACAAGCCTTTATATTGTCAATGTTCTTTGGTGTTGTACTGGGGGCTGCTGCAGCACTTTATCAAAACAAGGCTCCGGATTATTTTATGATGATAATTGCTTTAATAGGAATTTCTGTCCCTAGTTTTGTTATGGCCAGTCTTTTTATTCAATTTATTGCTAAGGGTTCTGGATTTTTACCAACTTCTGGTTGGGGTACCTTTGCTCATACAATACTGCCGACAATAGCCTTATCGCTTATGCCTATGGCATCAACAGCAAGGCTTATGAGGTCATCAATGTTGGAAGTTTTAGGACAGGATTATATTAAGACAGCTCAATCTAAGGGTTTAAAAAAATTAAAAGTAATAATGAACCATGCTATTAGAAATGCAATTTTACCAGTTGTTTCTCAAATGGGTACTACTTTATCGAATTTATTAGTTGGTTCTTTTGTTATAGAAAAAATCTTTGGAATAGCTGGTTTAGGAACATTTTTTGTTACTTCAATAAGTAATAGGGATTACACACTAATAATGGGTACTACTGTTTTCTATGCTGTTGTATTAGTTGCTATTTTAGTTATAGTTGATATTTTATATGTAGTAATAGACCCAAGGATTAAATTAACTAAGGGGGATAAGTAA
- a CDS encoding DUF6544 family protein yields the protein MRKRLMGTVGIIIGCVLIILASVIVYFYIPYSPLNSEYKDICQKIEEGKRQNSEVLLNDNIESLPSLIQKYIVTNGYIGSPIVNSMQIEFLDADFILNRGDSPIKINYYQINEASEPNRIALIDTSMYGIPFQGLDKYMYGDGTMRGVLAKNITLFNQGGKEFNISSLITYLSESILMPSILINESFQWEEIDDYNVKVSLKYYDEEVSGVFTFDDSWKVISFKTNQRTMISTDGEINKIPWEVKYLNYKKDKSIIKPTEIQAIWHYNDQSSIYFDGIINDMIYN from the coding sequence ATGAGAAAGAGGTTGATGGGTACTGTGGGAATAATAATCGGGTGTGTATTAATAATTCTAGCTAGTGTTATAGTTTATTTTTATATTCCATATTCTCCTCTTAATTCTGAATATAAGGATATTTGTCAGAAAATCGAAGAGGGAAAAAGACAAAATAGTGAAGTGTTATTGAATGATAATATTGAATCACTGCCAAGTTTGATTCAAAAGTATATTGTTACAAATGGATATATTGGAAGTCCAATAGTTAATTCAATGCAAATTGAATTTTTAGATGCTGATTTTATATTAAACAGGGGAGATTCTCCAATTAAGATTAATTACTATCAAATTAATGAAGCTTCGGAACCAAATAGGATTGCATTAATAGACACCTCCATGTATGGAATCCCATTTCAAGGTTTAGATAAATATATGTATGGAGATGGAACAATGAGAGGAGTTTTAGCAAAAAATATAACATTGTTTAACCAGGGGGGAAAAGAGTTTAATATTTCTAGTTTGATAACTTATTTATCCGAGTCAATATTAATGCCATCAATCTTGATAAATGAAAGTTTCCAATGGGAAGAAATTGATGATTATAATGTAAAGGTTTCATTAAAATATTATGATGAAGAAGTATCTGGAGTTTTTACATTTGATGATTCTTGGAAAGTTATTTCTTTTAAAACAAATCAAAGAACTATGATATCAACAGATGGAGAAATAAACAAAATACCTTGGGAAGTTAAATACTTGAATTATAAAAAAGACAAGAGTATCATTAAACCAACAGAAATACAGGCAATATGGCATTATAATGATCAAAGTTCTATATATTTTGATGGAATCATTAATGATATGATATATAATTAA
- a CDS encoding LA2681 family HEPN domain-containing protein, whose product MESKNIKNPLDKRILKLQKDFDNAFDNKDKKKINELINKATNSFKDKDLNELSEASLYYSIANGYNDLITLSNSEIDEKIIEKILYFHRMSINIIDEYNYIDEEEPYFIGLMRSLYTNYANILSTIGRIIEAIKYFKIVLTLDDNFAMAMGNLGISYMTYSNIICDKGHKNILNYFSYHYLKNSIKNINEEVDKGAKEIFMYYLALYNTEYIEKFLSQKLDIPRYSLGRSNEEKNYRNWCLENNLFLNPMNDLPIKENFIARDIVHLPDITMPVKENINYKFHIMYNNLKEEFISSRFLYYEALEPNYKTHYSDRDVYLINNWNNAIYSVRIEKLKNSFKLLYSILDKSAFFLNEYYNLNINENEITFRNLWENSKEGSLNILPYRNNYGLNAIRWLYKDIFVNLHKSPNPHSKTLHTLRNALEHKYIVVTISNLTLSEDLEKKENIWYISERKLQNYTLQLLHMVRELLIYLVISVNITENEKKEIYKSEFIPLINADNYDDEWKI is encoded by the coding sequence ATGGAAAGTAAAAATATTAAAAACCCATTAGATAAAAGGATTTTAAAATTACAAAAAGATTTTGATAATGCTTTTGATAATAAAGATAAGAAAAAAATAAATGAGTTAATAAATAAAGCTACAAATTCATTTAAAGATAAAGACTTAAATGAACTATCGGAAGCTTCACTTTATTATTCTATTGCTAATGGTTATAATGATTTAATTACACTATCTAATAGTGAAATTGATGAAAAAATTATAGAAAAAATTTTGTATTTTCATAGAATGAGTATAAACATTATAGATGAATATAATTATATAGATGAGGAAGAACCGTATTTTATAGGATTGATGCGAAGTCTATACACTAACTATGCAAATATATTAAGTACTATAGGTAGAATAATAGAAGCGATAAAATATTTTAAAATAGTACTTACGCTAGATGATAATTTTGCTATGGCTATGGGGAATTTAGGAATATCATACATGACTTATTCTAATATTATATGTGATAAAGGACATAAAAATATTCTTAATTATTTTTCATACCATTACCTTAAAAATTCAATTAAAAATATAAATGAGGAAGTAGACAAAGGTGCAAAGGAGATATTCATGTATTATTTAGCCTTATATAATACTGAATATATTGAAAAGTTTTTAAGTCAAAAACTAGATATACCAAGATATTCATTAGGAAGGTCTAATGAAGAAAAAAATTATCGAAACTGGTGTTTAGAAAATAACTTGTTTTTAAATCCTATGAATGACTTACCAATAAAAGAAAATTTTATTGCCAGGGACATAGTACATTTACCAGACATTACTATGCCAGTAAAGGAAAATATCAATTATAAGTTTCATATAATGTATAATAATTTAAAGGAAGAATTTATAAGCTCAAGATTTTTATATTATGAAGCTTTGGAGCCTAACTATAAAACTCATTATTCAGATAGGGATGTTTATCTAATCAACAATTGGAATAATGCTATATATTCAGTACGGATAGAAAAATTAAAAAACTCATTTAAGTTACTATACTCTATTCTTGATAAATCAGCTTTTTTTCTAAATGAGTATTATAATCTTAATATTAATGAAAATGAAATTACATTTAGAAATTTATGGGAGAACAGTAAAGAAGGCAGTCTAAATATATTACCATATAGAAACAATTATGGATTGAATGCTATTAGATGGTTGTACAAAGACATTTTTGTTAATTTACATAAATCTCCTAACCCACATTCTAAAACATTACATACATTAAGAAATGCTTTAGAGCATAAATATATAGTCGTTACGATTAGTAACTTAACTTTAAGTGAAGATTTAGAGAAAAAGGAAAATATATGGTATATATCTGAAAGAAAACTTCAGAACTACACATTACAATTATTACATATGGTTAGAGAATTACTTATTTATTTAGTAATTAGTGTAAATATCACTGAAAATGAAAAAAAGGAAATTTACAAAAGTGAATTTATACCATTAATTAACGCAGATAATTATGACGATGAATGGAAAATATAA
- a CDS encoding alpha/beta hydrolase, whose product MEENQFMIENIPIKLWGESKNKVFLYIHGKQGYKEEAKSFAEIVCKKGWQVLSIDLPEHGDRKKEKDKFNPWIIVPELKTIMKYLNEKWDTIGLRATSIGAWFSMIAFQDYIFERCLLVSPVIDMRELIFKMMSWESVTLEKLKAEGEIPTSFGETLSWKYLKYTIDNPIEKWESPTSILYPEFDNMTNLESVVNFSKNFKIDLTILEKSEHYIHKPKELEYLKEWTIKSII is encoded by the coding sequence ATGGAAGAAAATCAATTTATGATTGAAAATATACCTATAAAACTTTGGGGAGAATCTAAAAATAAAGTTTTTCTTTATATACATGGGAAACAGGGTTATAAAGAAGAAGCAAAAAGTTTTGCTGAAATTGTATGTAAAAAAGGCTGGCAAGTTTTAAGTATAGATTTACCAGAACATGGAGATAGAAAAAAAGAAAAAGATAAATTTAATCCATGGATAATTGTTCCAGAATTAAAAACTATTATGAAATACTTAAATGAAAAATGGGATACTATTGGACTCAGAGCTACTAGCATCGGAGCTTGGTTTAGTATGATTGCTTTTCAAGATTATATTTTTGAAAGATGTTTGTTAGTATCACCTGTTATAGATATGAGAGAACTAATTTTTAAAATGATGAGTTGGGAATCTGTAACATTAGAAAAATTGAAAGCAGAAGGAGAAATACCAACTAGTTTTGGAGAAACTCTTTCATGGAAATATTTAAAATATACTATAGATAACCCAATTGAAAAATGGGAATCTCCAACATCTATTTTATATCCTGAATTTGATAATATGACAAATTTAGAAAGCGTAGTAAATTTCTCTAAGAATTTCAAGATAGATTTAACTATTTTAGAGAAATCAGAACATTATATCCACAAGCCGAAAGAACTAGAATATTTAAAGGAATGGACAATAAAAAGCATTATTTAA
- a CDS encoding MBL fold metallo-hydrolase gives MSIKFCSLSSGSSGNAMYVETEKTRLLIDAGFSGKQLEKLLMNANVLPDSIDAILITHEHTDHIKGAGILSRRYNIPILANEKTWLAMLKKVGKIKEENLIVFKNDIDFSLRDIDIHPFSTYHDSANSCGYIINKDNKKITILTDTGIVNERMKKLIAGSDVYLIEANHDVDMLKNGSYSYNLKKRILSVKGHLSNEDCAFTLGEILTGNQENVILAHLSEENNTEELAFSTVNKYLQSLGLDTSRDINLTLANRYNVSNEIILVP, from the coding sequence ATGAGTATAAAGTTTTGTTCTTTGTCTAGTGGATCTTCAGGCAATGCAATGTATGTAGAAACAGAAAAGACACGTTTGCTAATAGACGCAGGTTTTAGCGGTAAGCAATTAGAAAAATTGTTGATGAATGCTAATGTATTACCGGACTCAATAGATGCAATATTAATTACACATGAACACACAGACCATATTAAAGGTGCTGGTATTCTTAGTAGAAGGTATAACATACCAATACTTGCAAATGAAAAAACCTGGCTAGCTATGCTAAAAAAAGTAGGCAAAATAAAAGAAGAAAATTTAATAGTATTTAAAAATGATATTGATTTTTCCTTAAGGGATATTGATATCCATCCTTTTAGTACTTACCATGACTCTGCAAATAGTTGTGGATATATAATTAATAAGGATAATAAAAAAATAACAATTCTAACTGATACCGGAATAGTAAATGAAAGAATGAAAAAACTAATTGCAGGTTCAGATGTTTATTTAATAGAGGCTAATCATGATGTTGATATGCTAAAAAACGGTAGTTATTCCTACAATCTTAAAAAAAGAATACTTTCAGTAAAAGGTCATCTTTCAAATGAGGACTGTGCCTTTACTTTAGGTGAAATATTAACGGGAAATCAAGAAAATGTAATCCTAGCTCACTTAAGTGAAGAAAATAATACAGAAGAACTGGCGTTCTCCACAGTTAACAAATATTTACAATCCCTAGGTTTAGATACAAGTAGAGATATTAATTTAACATTGGCCAATAGATATAATGTAAGTAACGAAATTATTCTGGTGCCATAA
- a CDS encoding ABC transporter ATP-binding protein yields MDNILEVKNLAVSFQTFFGEVEAVRNISFNVERGKTLAIVGESGCGKSVTANSIIQLLPKPPALYKNGEVIFNGEDLLKKSEKEMTSIRGNNISMVFQDPMTSLNPTMKVGNQIVEGVRKHKKISRDEGKKLAIEMLKTVSVPQPEKRVNQYPHEFSGGMRQRVMIAIAMASKPELLIADEPTTALDVTVQAQILDLMKKLKDEMNTSIILITHDLGVVADIADEIVVMYAGQIIEKGKLNDIYYNTKHPYTRKLLASVPKLNMDKNEELHSIEGSPPDLYMPPKGCSFYDRCDNAMVICEEHMPEFADHGNGHCSCCWLNHPQCSKNREEAL; encoded by the coding sequence ATGGATAATATATTAGAAGTAAAAAACTTAGCAGTTTCCTTTCAAACTTTTTTTGGAGAAGTTGAAGCTGTTAGAAATATATCCTTTAATGTAGAAAGAGGAAAAACATTAGCAATAGTAGGAGAGTCAGGTTGCGGAAAGTCCGTAACAGCAAATTCTATTATACAATTATTGCCAAAACCGCCTGCACTATATAAAAATGGGGAAGTAATTTTTAATGGAGAAGATCTTCTGAAAAAATCAGAAAAAGAAATGACCTCTATTAGGGGAAATAATATATCTATGGTTTTTCAAGATCCAATGACCTCTTTAAACCCAACTATGAAGGTTGGTAATCAAATAGTTGAAGGTGTAAGAAAACATAAAAAAATTTCAAGAGATGAAGGAAAAAAACTGGCTATAGAAATGCTTAAAACAGTTTCTGTACCCCAACCTGAAAAAAGGGTAAATCAATATCCCCATGAGTTTTCAGGAGGGATGAGACAAAGGGTTATGATAGCTATTGCAATGGCATCAAAACCGGAGCTTTTAATAGCAGATGAGCCTACTACGGCTTTAGATGTTACAGTTCAAGCTCAAATATTGGACTTAATGAAAAAACTAAAAGATGAAATGAATACATCTATAATATTAATAACTCATGACTTAGGAGTAGTTGCAGATATAGCTGATGAAATTGTAGTAATGTATGCAGGTCAAATTATAGAAAAAGGTAAACTAAACGATATTTACTATAATACAAAACATCCGTACACAAGAAAGCTTTTAGCTTCCGTACCAAAATTAAATATGGATAAAAATGAAGAACTTCATTCAATTGAAGGTTCTCCACCGGACTTGTATATGCCACCAAAAGGGTGTTCCTTCTACGATAGATGTGATAACGCAATGGTAATTTGTGAAGAACATATGCCGGAATTTGCTGACCATGGAAATGGCCATTGTAGTTGTTGCTGGCTAAATCATCCTCAATGTTCTAAGAATAGAGAGGAGGCTTTGTAG
- the rlmH gene encoding 23S rRNA (pseudouridine(1915)-N(3))-methyltransferase RlmH codes for MNINIISVGNIKEKYLKDGIAEYIKRIQKYAKVQIIEIPEIKVNENSKKIIEKALKEEGEKIKNKIGQKDFVITLEIEGKNLTSTEFSQKLELEKSKGYNSFTFIIGSSHGLSSEIKSLSNMKLSFSKMTFPHQLMRLILLEQIYRSFKIANNEPYHK; via the coding sequence ATGAATATAAATATAATTTCAGTAGGAAACATTAAAGAAAAATATTTAAAAGATGGAATAGCAGAATATATAAAAAGAATACAAAAATACGCAAAAGTACAAATAATTGAAATACCAGAAATTAAAGTAAATGAAAACTCTAAAAAAATAATAGAAAAAGCTTTAAAAGAAGAAGGGGAAAAAATAAAAAATAAAATCGGACAGAAGGATTTTGTTATAACCTTGGAAATAGAAGGCAAAAATCTTACCAGTACTGAATTTAGTCAAAAACTAGAATTAGAAAAGTCAAAGGGCTACAATTCCTTTACCTTTATAATAGGGTCTTCCCATGGCCTATCCAGTGAAATAAAATCATTGTCCAATATGAAACTATCCTTTTCAAAAATGACCTTTCCTCATCAGTTGATGAGATTAATATTATTGGAGCAAATATACCGCTCTTTTAAAATAGCAAACAATGAACCGTACCATAAATAA
- a CDS encoding ABC transporter permease translates to MDNYKKYPQELFEPAKKDLNKDRITRPTISYWKDVFRRLKQNKLAMFGLFLLVASLLLAIIGPIISKFDYQTTNPAMKNLRPNSEHWFGTDPLGRDIFARVCFGIKYSLLIGVLAAAFDFLIGVSYGGIAGMARGRVDSIMMSIAEVLYAIPYMLVVILISVTFSSDSGVDLFTIVLAMSITGWIPMAILVRGQVLQIKEHEYVMASTSLGASNGYLLKKHIIPNSIGPIIVNITLAIPRAIFAEATLSFLGLGAQQPSLGKLISEGLGLMGINIFYQLAFPAFFISIIMFGFNVLGDGLRDALDPRLRK, encoded by the coding sequence ATGGATAATTATAAAAAATACCCTCAAGAGTTATTTGAACCGGCAAAAAAAGATTTAAATAAAGATAGAATAACAAGACCGACTATTTCATATTGGAAGGACGTCTTTAGAAGATTAAAACAAAACAAACTAGCTATGTTTGGACTATTCCTACTTGTAGCATCTTTATTATTAGCTATTATTGGACCAATAATAAGTAAATTTGATTATCAAACTACTAATCCAGCTATGAAAAACCTAAGACCTAATAGTGAACATTGGTTTGGAACCGATCCATTAGGTAGGGATATTTTTGCTAGAGTGTGTTTTGGTATTAAATATTCTCTTTTAATTGGTGTTTTAGCAGCTGCCTTCGATTTTCTTATAGGTGTATCCTATGGCGGAATTGCAGGAATGGCAAGAGGAAGAGTGGACTCAATAATGATGAGTATAGCCGAAGTATTATATGCTATTCCATATATGTTAGTTGTAATTTTAATTTCCGTAACTTTTTCAAGTGATAGCGGAGTTGATTTATTTACTATAGTTTTAGCTATGAGTATTACCGGTTGGATACCTATGGCAATACTAGTAAGGGGTCAAGTGTTACAAATAAAAGAACATGAATATGTAATGGCTTCAACTTCATTAGGGGCTTCTAACGGATATTTATTAAAAAAACATATTATTCCTAATTCAATAGGGCCTATAATCGTTAATATTACTTTAGCAATACCAAGGGCTATTTTTGCTGAGGCTACACTAAGCTTTTTAGGATTAGGGGCACAACAACCGAGTTTGGGAAAATTAATTAGTGAAGGACTAGGACTAATGGGAATTAATATTTTCTATCAACTGGCTTTTCCAGCATTCTTTATATCTATAATTATGTTTGGATTTAATGTACTTGGTGATGGTTTAAGAGATGCCTTAGATCCTAGGTTAAGGAAGTAG